The segment CATTCACTCCGATCAGTACCACTCCGGCCTTATTAACTTCATCGtgcaaaattttataataaATCAGAGGCGCCGGTAGTCTCTGCGTTCCGTTCGGGTCAAAATCCAGGAAGATTGGCTGCTGATCACCGTTGGCGTCGGTTTGCGTGTGCACCCCGTACGTTCCACCGTAAACGGTCACCTGAAGGTTACGACTAGCGACGAAGGCCCGCGAACTATCCTCGATTCGCAGCCAATTACCGTCGTTAAAGTTCTGCCACTGGGGAGCAGCATTCAGGAACCAGAAAGTCGCATTCTGCTGTGTTCCGTATATGAAATCGGCCCGCGCAGCAATGTGTCCGCGTGCCATGTAGATTCCGGTGTTGACATCCTGCACTAACGCATCCGCTAAGGGTTGCGAGTTTAGAATCAGCGCAATCGTCTGCCGTTGGCGATTGATGGTGTACAGAGTATTGGTTGGAATTCCTGGGAAGAAGCTGCCCTGAATCCAGGAAGGCCGTGGCACTCCCTGCTGGAATCCGTTGTGACGCCGGTGGAACTCATGCTTGACCCAGTGATTCTCGAACGTTACCTCATTGTGGCAAACGTCTAAAATTTTCGGGAACCGAGTGCCCAACTCGAAACCGATTTCGACAATGTTGGCATTGGTTTCGCAGGGTCGGCTGGTCCGGCGAGCCGTACTTGCCCAGTTTTGAGTGCACGAGAATTGACCAAAATGGAACATGGTACTGTCGTAGTTGAACGTATCGTCGAAGACGCACGATACGATGATGGAGTTTTTGCCTGGCGCGACGTTAAATCCATTCTGACAGGCTAGCTCGAGGGTTTCCCCGGCTTCCAACTGGAGCAGCCGATCGTCGGATGCCGGATAGCGGAAGCTTTCCGATCCTGGTATCAGGATCAGTGGCTGTGGGCGCGGTAGCTGAGTATTGATGTTAAGCGTACATGCTGGGGCTGCGATAGGAACGATGCTTACTTACAGTGCTTTGTATGTTCAAAATAATCCTCTTACCTAATTTATTCCACTCGGTTTCCTTCAGTGGAAGCTCCTTGGGAATTTCTCTTGACTGAACCTGGCAGCCCAAGGCCAGCAGTAAGATTAGGCAGTGTAATGTTTTCATCTTATCCCAAAACCAGAACGTTTCGAGTGGTTCAAAGACCGAGTGGAACTGTAGTATACGATGCCTCCGTGCCTTATATATCAACTGACCGATCGATTGACCCCTTCGCGCGTGTTATCAGGCATTTTTGAACGCTGCTCGTGTACGCCGATAGAGATAAGATACACCCACGAAAAAACCGCCTGTTATCATGTCCACCGGCGGACAACGATGCTAGCAGTCACTCATTTTCTACGATACTGTTATTCGTGTAGCAAAACCTAATCACAGGATGTGTTCTGCTTTGGGCAACGATATTTTACTGAACGGTAGTACCCTAATTGTTGTCACAAAAACTTATTAATAGCTTCGCTAATGTCAGTGCAGACTGATATTGCAAGTATTGCTTGTAAACGGTAAACCCATTATAAAACAATTAAACGCCAGCCATTTCCCAATTGATGGCAGACTGTTTGCAGCGATTTCCTATCGTAAGAAACAATCTGCCGTATCAGTTGGCGAAAACTTTAATTAcgatacgattcttcatgtatatatgctaCATGCATTGTACGTAACGTTTGTCAAagcagtaacattgtatacgttcaatcctcaaccgatttcggAGTTATTTCTGTGAATTACTATTTTATgaactattttattaaaacgaatcgaagtcacactaaactaaacagcaaataaattttcatgatctgtttctacgttgaacagTGCTTTTCTGatagtaatcggtagacggtacgcgcggaTTTTCAACAATTCCCGCAACTTATTCCCGCTGTTTGTCGGTCGTcagcaatggcgaaaaattaaactttttcctcGTTGCATGTGCTATGGTATTACCTGGGCAAGAAAATACaacaaactcttcaatcgttgtgtggcccttaaaagggccgattgtttgattatcataactccagcttgcaataaacttgcactaacgcacttagcgtaattttcttttcggtaaattggagtaccgataaccgagcaacgaaccaaccggaaagcctcagcaacTATGCGATCTAAAATATCATCGACGGGGCCGTTCGTCTATGGtctttttgttataaaaaatttcATGGTCCATCATCTACATTGTTTGTTCAACATttgaatttcagtctgaacaaaagagcaaagttaccagtgagccgttcgccttttgctgccaaagaaaaattacgctacgtattattactgtagcattggtggtggataaatttgtgttgctaaagaaaaccgagtgaaaagcacTAAGTTCCAAGTTgcttaggtttcatcaattaccgaaaaccgttctttgaagaacaaacaaattcttatatgaagatgcaaaagatgttactgaaactttttcattttattaaaccaatggtttcattcattttgacgcttgTCCGAACACATTTTCTTGGAGGTGGTATATTTGTTGATtgcttcttaccttccgagacggccaactcaaccagcagcaacaagcgattatttcttaaattcgtcgtaacgttttaaaatccgtccatcaaaatttttcatcgtccaaactaaaaatcacaacaatgttcacgaagctaacgcgcatgtatttgtgtagaacggcatgacgaatgttattctgcaaaatttctgcaggtcaggaaagttttcctggctgtagaataacgacaatgccttgcgtgagttattttcatttatgaatgacggaaattaaaacgaaaagtcgacattttcttctttgtcgcacgaaaaaacgtaggaaatttggctggtaggacttctttaatgataaaaagcatttaaatagatctcagctcactttgattgatcgcgtatgatagacaacaaactaaaatattagggaataactagttttgcattgtgtgtcataaaaatgctgatatttttaataatttgtgtttgataggacgggaatagagagcttaaatagaaaaattgattttaacgatttatttataagaaataggatttttctacctTCGCTGAAGCGATAGACGATATATCTTTCTTCttctatataataaaaccaagttggtttgtttgtttgtaagggataaactcaaAAACGGCTTGACGGAACTGCAtgtttcttttttcagttgttgtgttttggtctgcgtcaggtttatacgtaaaaaaagtaataaaatttcacgcGAAAAGCtggtaaataataaaaaaccggtattttacttttcccgccatcCATTGTATAGACAATGTTTTAGATTGCTATGATTTTTATCAGTGCAAATCAGCCGACCCGCATTCAATATGAAGCAGCGTCGCGACGTTGCTGGGCAAACAAACACATTGATGAAGGTAACTTTGATTGAATGGTTAATTGTGCCGAATTTTCATAGAACATCTGTTCGTTATAACAGTGCTAAACCATTAGCTAGAAATGGTAATCTTTCCAAAATCCTAATGATTATTGCCGAATATTCATTGgaaacatgtggaaaatgttaatttttcagTTCTTAGGACTCAACAATTAAGCCGGCTGTCAATTTGTTTGTTGTTAAAGCAAACTCGATAGCTTTAGATAACACCTTATTCCGTTCGCTCTAGTTGATTGTCAAAATGATTATATTCAAACGAAATCTTATTCTTGCTAATTTTACGCTAATGCTAATTTTAATCACGATTTTATGAACTTGCAAGATTAAAAAATAATACACGTTGTATGTCCCAaggaacaaattcaattttaagatgcacttgaagaggtttccagcatttgctccttaaaaccgaatataaaacttgcaattctacaaatctgcgatacaacagccataaaacccttataaatctggggaggcccacactaaagaaggttctcaagaacatttccaaaggtccttttaaaacttgtaattcttatcgatatgtatttatagtgacttccaagagtcggttgaaactaaaagaaacccaccacaagtgttgatgattttatggttatcgtctcaaagaacacttgcaagacatcatacacttttcacagtcttaatttttttaaattgactaaaagctataagagaaaaagcattcacagatattgcttttccaaaatatataaatgaaaattgaaaataaaagcagctgctttgatgtcaatcaatgagaaatttttcatgtcacactcagtttgtcgatgttttgtgacatgaaagttagaaaattttaacgcgccggttattttcgctagattatttaaaaatttaattaataaaaaaaattcaataatttcatgaagaagttgatagctgccaaatttttaacaaattgcggcaaaaagtcttttaagtgtccgaacatttatttaaaaatataagatcacttatggtattgtataacaacatatttataaacgcccatatgcaattggctaaaatttcaaaagtaatcaaaacagtcctgttcgccattttttcaatggttttaacTAAATCAACCTGAAGGCGTTtgttagactaacatttcttgcacaagacaaagaaaaattttccaagaggtcgataagttcatctatacttatggtattcttgaagaagacaagttatgcttgaacaagaattgttcgaattacttaaggggaccaagttttttgcaagataatcatAGATAATCACAAAGAAAACGTAaacaaagtgtcaatgtaaGATGTTTTTTGTACTGGAGATTCACCTACTTATattgagtttaatattttttaagaaCAGCATTTGGAAatattcattgttttttgatttcgctgatttttcatatgaaatcttgcAAAAGTATCGattaaaagatccatatttgttcaattttctcctggttcagatgcccattttgacagatcagttgtttacgctcgaatgttctttcttcagagtatgatttctcttacaagaatatacggttttaagacggttttatggtagtattgttaagacaaaccaatcttgcagaagaatgtcataaatttttgtcaaaacagacagtgtgcagaagaatgtcataaatttttgtcataaatttttgtgtgttttgtgctaggttttaaggagcgtcgtttttgagcagaaatcaagtatcctttaaaaccacttacacacttaaacgattcggtaaaatttaccgaaatctaaacagctgaacgttcggtaaaattttttattgcaccaaacattactaatgatctgtaaacgtcgattggcaccatcgaaatttttaccgaacgttcatctgtttagatttcggtaaaattttaccgaattcggtgctttttgttaagtatgtataaggtgaattacacttattgatatttcagttttatgcgtgtctcttcaagtctccttcaatcatatttcagaaatgttaatcaaataagataacattcacttgaggaaaaacattataaaacctgatagattttgcaatgctctgataaaactactataagaaatgcataagaccaatttgctattggattgttacttggggtgttATGGGTTCAGTTTATCAAATAGCCAAACTGCCTAGAGCTAATTCTTTCACCTCATTTGTCACCAGTGTTgtcacatgtacagatttatctggaaaagtacagattttttcgaattttttggtacagattctgtacggtacagattacagatttttgccaaaaagtACAGATAGGTACAGATTTTTATGAGTGTTAAAAACCCATACACACATACTCATAGTGCTGTTTCATGAAATCAATAGGGAAGCAATTCTTAGTatgtattaaaacaaaacaaatcgtATTTATGTCTAAGTTTAGCCaaagagaacagacatccattcagaaacaaatttttcgggaattcttggataaaatttcaaattaaaatcacctaatatgctagcgtcaccaccactatagtttccctactaaatgattcttttgatttgcacactgacaacctttggctcctctggcgctagtatatatggactgtaaccgttatgctagcgccagaagctagctgttgtgagtttagtgtagaattttatgcgcctttagcgacatcatcactatactttcccaactaatttgacataagttttatccaagcggggacctttcgcttggatgtctgttctctgtggtttagcAGAGATATGTTCAAACAtcatgaaacaaataaatgatttgactcgtgcattttttaatgctagcaaaccaaatttttctatgcaataaatatttttaatggtacagattttggtacagatttttggaagaaaaagtacagatgaaaaagatttttgcccttccagtacagatgaatatgtggcaacactgttTGTCACATTAATGAATCTAACCAAAACTGGAAACTTTCTACGTTAGGTGCGTATCTAATGCatgtttataaatgttttacaCATTGAATGAAATATACGTAAAGTTATCTGACTGTCAAGTGAACAATATATTTTATGTActaaacaaatgtaaacaaaattttgtattgGAAAGGAATATTGGCCGGTATAAATTGAAAGTaaaaaagttttacaatgatGGTAACTGTGAGTACTCAATGGCATAACAGGTTTCATGCCAGACGCCATTATAACTCGCACTGTAGAAATCACTCGACGTGGAGTAGCGCTGTGTGAACAAAGTCTACTACCGTCTTACCTGTCCAAGGGTCTGCTGGAGAAGGGACCGATACGCGAGCAATGTTGCCAATGATAATCGCGCACTGTGACAGCTTCACATGACAGCGTTGCGAACACTTTCGTCGTTAAGGgggaagtagagtgactatatatagagtcctGCATGCACCTCACATACATGTATCTCACAGTAACCCATtagaaaaaattgtatttgaatattgttaataatttgttgttttttttgacTTCTAATTGGACTTCTTACAAGTGCAAAAAGGCTCATGAAATACCAAaggaataaagaaaacaaaaaacggttTAAAGCAAAGCGtatatttatttgcattttcgtATGTTTGAGGAGCCCAGCAAGGAATGAAATTAACAATATAATTTTGATTGTATTTTAAGGAATAATAAAACCTTTCGGATTAGTATAAGATAGTAACGCAGTTAATTGATTGAGAAAGTAATTGACATTCAGCAATGCAATTCATTCGACAAATTCTTACCAATCGATTGATATATTCAACAGAATTAAAGATCTAATAAATATTGACATCGGATACATATCCGAacttacacataaaaattactgtggaaatcaaaacaaagctCTGATTACGATAGAGGAAATGTGATCGAAAGtgtgaaaaaattatttgtttaataaaccaacaatttgcgtaaaaaccAACATGTAAAATTTCAACCTAATAATGGGCGAATGCTCAAAGGCAAATAGAAAGCGTTTGAGGGCGgaaatgaaaatatagttggtggcgcaatgattctgttctcaaaaacttttgaatgcatattGCATATCGTTAGTCGGTTAACCGCAGAAGACGAAATTAGACGCCATCGAATTTacttttccaaaaaataaattgacaccCAGCACAACTGTTCAGTACTGCGAATTGAAAAATCGACATTTTTCACATGTTTTTAACGgatatttggcaataaatgtTACGATTTCGTAAAGATTGCTAtttccaacaaacattttatttgaatagtagattattcaaccgttatataGTCAATGTATATTAATAAACAATTACATATACAGCATTTGTTATACGTTTGTTGGGCTTCTAACTAATTGCTTAACGATTGTAGAAAACAGACCAGAAGGTAGGCTGCAATAGCgtggatatagcgccttatttcgctttcTGAAATTAGATTAGTCTGccaaaaaaaatagtttaaatcatataatacttgaaaataaagttgtGTGGttgcttggctactcaattatacaacttcaagcatttccaggtatggccacgtggaggcgctaggtaggggcttggggaGGCTAGAGCCATGCCATTGggtgctttttcctagttgccttccccatttcatacccttaatCGGCCACTATTTTTGCGTTAAGGCAATTAATTGCATAAGAATAGTcctgttttcaattaaattgcaagtttagtttcaagccaaatttaagCTCGATTTCAAGTtctaattcaaatctaatttcgcgcccaatttcaacaccggtttcaagttcaatattatTGCTGTGGCACTTTTTCCAGGAGAGCAGAGTTGCTAGTAATACCTACTGTattaatctgttatgaacaattacactagttaacaaaataaaaaaaagcgtgaactcagtaagctgaaggtgatttttcatgtaaaattggccgctgaatctgaaaatgaggtcagaaaaacttaaagtaggatagtttttgagatatgcactaaagttgaaattttgcttaatgaaagaaagtacatgcacataaatacaaatttgtccggctgcggtgcaccattttcaaatctctttttttttcatattgaagaggagaaaatttgctatcgattaactgaacttcatttttctgtaagaataatagtactgtagatatttgagaggtggttcacaacaaaacaataaagacctcatttttttggaataatttcaactttatcaaaggcTTTAGACAAgattacgtaggactacgtcttacggcaagttttgagatagggcgtcattccaaaaaatcgaaaagcacgagcgtcacgaaaaatgaaaggttttgagcgctaatagctcagcggttttccgatcgattttcaatattcttacaccaatcgatcggaaaatcttctaagaattgacccaaaagaagaaaagtatggattcttgatgttgaactattgaaaaattgaaaataatgaacttatgttttaccagaattctcgcttcgtgattggttggaagattctttacgatgatctaaacctatatcaatttgacatctgtgcttgggaagtaagccaaagcaagtgaccaagtttcctcatttcaacaagatttcttaacaccgcggttcaacctagaccattttgatgtccttgcttgggaagtacgccagagagagtgtcaaagcctcctcgtgccaacagatttcttacgaacgcgattaaacctagtccgatttgatgtctgtgttagtaaaatatgacagaaaaaatgacacaagttcgttgtcacaacagatcgcaaattctttactgcgagacgattaaacctcggcgaacttgatatctgtgttggaaaaatgtgccacagctgtagtgttcggttataatacgactctgtatgaatacgcatgcttgccgtttcattagaaatgtagtgaaaagatgtgctgttgataaaatagaattgaattggtaaaattccttcaacgtgggaaaccatggataataaaaacaatctttaatttcagtaaggtagcaatagtaagaaagcaatagtttgtgttcttgattttgttaaattgttttcaaatgcacaatcttttgagaattgaacgtatgcaatgttactactttgataaatgttatatacaacgcatgtagcatgtatatatgttgcatatagcatgtatacatgaataaTCGAAAGATTACAAGCATGattacatgccactatcactacaaagagacttacgtagtcctgcgtcacctatttctatgatgatttaggaccccttacctttttaggagggggggcttccatacaaaagaaaaataaatttcccaataactccagaactaatcaagggaatggaaccaaatttagcatgtg is part of the Sabethes cyaneus chromosome 2, idSabCyanKW18_F2, whole genome shotgun sequence genome and harbors:
- the LOC128737661 gene encoding uncharacterized protein LOC128737661; translation: MKTLHCLILLLALGCQVQSREIPKELPLKETEWNKLAPACTLNINTQLPRPQPLILIPGSESFRYPASDDRLLQLEAGETLELACQNGFNVAPGKNSIIVSCVFDDTFNYDSTMFHFGQFSCTQNWASTARRTSRPCETNANIVEIGFELGTRFPKILDVCHNEVTFENHWVKHEFHRRHNGFQQGVPRPSWIQGSFFPGIPTNTLYTINRQRQTIALILNSQPLADALVQDVNTGIYMARGHIAARADFIYGTQQNATFWFLNAAPQWQNFNDGNWLRIEDSSRAFVASRNLQVTVYGGTYGVHTQTDANGDQQPIFLDFDPNGTQRLPAPLIYYKILHDEVNKAGVVLIGVNDIHLTSLEAVRQQYVLCDDISDKINWINWDRTNLARGYSYACEVNPFLKRIGHLSQLDVPNLLV